A single Arachidicoccus sp. BS20 DNA region contains:
- a CDS encoding BT_3987 domain-containing protein, with translation MQHFFKGSKLTKITSVCLALITGISFTGCVKWDSLTSPREGIIYMSQATPEKSVLTIYKVDTSKTVTFGASLSGFQTASSDINVTFEIDTDLISKYNADHSYLDYDFVPLPPDAYTVSGLTSTIKKGQSDTDPLSFTIDTKKLNGSLDYCLPVKIKSVSEGTIDSSMQITYFSIDTLYVRTRDVTSMGQLFVSNENDDGPDATEGSSKLVDNDITTKFLSFNFNPDFWMMLAMSSPVKVDEYTLTSGNDSPDRDPMNWELQGSDDAGHWVTLDVRNGYTFSDRQQTVSFPLNHPDGNTYLFYRLYVTSTEGGDSGLFQMSEWRLLQYY, from the coding sequence ATGCAACATTTTTTTAAAGGAAGTAAGCTTACAAAAATAACTTCCGTATGCCTGGCGCTCATTACCGGAATATCTTTTACAGGATGTGTAAAATGGGATTCACTTACATCTCCCCGCGAAGGTATTATTTATATGTCTCAGGCAACTCCTGAAAAATCAGTATTGACAATTTATAAAGTTGATACAAGCAAAACAGTAACCTTCGGCGCATCGCTAAGCGGCTTTCAAACCGCATCCAGCGATATTAATGTAACTTTTGAAATAGATACAGACCTCATAAGCAAGTATAATGCAGATCATTCTTATCTCGATTATGATTTTGTGCCGTTGCCGCCGGATGCCTATACAGTTTCCGGTCTTACTTCAACTATTAAAAAAGGGCAGTCAGATACCGACCCCCTGTCGTTTACTATTGATACCAAGAAGTTGAACGGAAGCCTTGACTATTGTCTGCCGGTAAAAATAAAAAGTGTAAGTGAGGGTACAATAGATTCATCTATGCAGATTACTTATTTTTCAATAGATACCCTATATGTTCGCACGCGCGACGTTACTTCCATGGGGCAGTTGTTTGTCAGCAATGAAAATGATGATGGTCCGGATGCCACCGAAGGTTCTTCAAAACTGGTTGATAATGATATTACGACAAAATTTTTATCCTTCAATTTCAATCCTGATTTCTGGATGATGCTTGCCATGTCATCTCCTGTTAAAGTAGATGAATATACGCTTACATCCGGTAACGATTCGCCGGACAGAGACCCAATGAACTGGGAGTTGCAGGGGTCTGATGATGCCGGTCATTGGGTTACGCTGGATGTTCGCAACGGATATACTTTTTCAGACAGGCAGCAAACGGTTTCGTTCCCGCTGAACCATCCTGACGGTAATACTTATTTATTTTATCGGCTGTATGTAACTTCTACGGAAGGCGGCGATTCAGGGTTATTCCAAATGTCGGAATGGAGGCTGCTGCAATATTATTAG
- a CDS encoding glycoside hydrolase family 2 protein: MRPFISFFAIGIGCVLHSFAQPKVIMKTPFTDAAKEAVVPFPEYPRPQLERNDWMNLNGKWEYIGGKNAPDATKATAVPIFDKPETITVPYPPESYLSGIQRNLEINMWYRRTFTLPSSYEGRHVLVNFGASDYRTVVFINNKKAGMHIGGYDAFSFDITQYLQKGNNTIAVGVQDKNDGHSVSGKNSPRGGDYTYTSGIWQTVWLEPVSENYIQSIRLTPDVANKKLLVKVITNIDASVVAVASAHGKEIASADRKTNHEFSINIKDPILWSPENPFLYDLKIRLKDKSGKTTDEVGSYFGMRSVTLGTVNGVKRPLLNGKFVLQLGLLDQGYWPDGIYTAPTDEALKFDIEESKKAGFNLIRKHMKTEPQRWYYWCDKLGIMVWQDMPAIWFQDEDTAVTRSRFRHEWKEIIDEHYNAPSIVTWIPFNENWGAFDVKEITDWTKRYDPSRLVNGNTGFNNNPSYQKAYGDPGNGDFVDTHIYVGPYGASEPDGKRAASLGEFGGVGLFVRGHLYPVPNNAYDMMATKEDLTNRYILLLNQLEQLVKYNGLSAAIYTQTTDVEHEINGILTYDRAVEKMDFRKVKEINEAVIGSSKLLNN; the protein is encoded by the coding sequence ATGAGACCTTTTATATCATTTTTTGCTATAGGCATCGGATGTGTTTTACATTCGTTTGCACAGCCCAAAGTAATCATGAAAACGCCGTTTACCGATGCGGCTAAAGAAGCCGTTGTTCCTTTCCCTGAATATCCGCGTCCGCAACTGGAACGTAATGATTGGATGAACCTGAACGGTAAATGGGAATACATCGGTGGAAAAAATGCGCCCGATGCAACAAAGGCAACAGCCGTTCCCATATTTGATAAGCCGGAAACCATCACAGTTCCATATCCGCCCGAATCTTATTTGTCAGGCATTCAAAGAAACCTCGAAATAAACATGTGGTACAGGCGCACGTTTACCTTGCCATCTTCCTACGAGGGCAGGCATGTGCTGGTAAATTTCGGCGCTTCGGATTACCGAACGGTTGTATTTATCAATAATAAAAAAGCGGGTATGCATATTGGTGGTTATGATGCTTTCAGTTTTGATATTACACAGTATTTGCAAAAAGGGAATAACACGATTGCCGTAGGCGTGCAGGATAAAAATGACGGTCATTCCGTATCGGGTAAGAACAGTCCGCGTGGCGGCGATTATACCTATACTTCCGGTATTTGGCAAACCGTATGGTTAGAACCTGTTTCGGAAAATTATATCCAAAGTATTCGTTTAACGCCTGATGTTGCAAACAAAAAACTTTTGGTAAAAGTTATCACGAACATTGATGCTTCCGTTGTAGCTGTTGCCTCTGCCCACGGTAAAGAAATTGCCTCGGCTGACAGAAAAACCAACCATGAATTTTCAATCAATATAAAAGATCCGATTCTTTGGTCGCCGGAAAATCCTTTTTTATACGATTTAAAAATCCGGTTAAAAGATAAGTCAGGAAAAACAACGGACGAAGTCGGCAGCTATTTTGGTATGCGTTCAGTTACATTAGGAACCGTGAACGGCGTAAAAAGACCGTTGTTAAACGGAAAGTTCGTTTTGCAATTAGGATTGCTCGACCAAGGCTATTGGCCGGACGGAATTTATACCGCGCCTACCGATGAGGCTTTAAAATTTGATATTGAAGAAAGTAAGAAAGCAGGTTTTAATCTCATTCGTAAACACATGAAAACCGAGCCGCAGCGCTGGTATTACTGGTGCGATAAATTAGGCATCATGGTTTGGCAGGATATGCCTGCCATCTGGTTCCAGGATGAAGACACGGCTGTTACACGTTCGCGTTTCCGTCACGAATGGAAAGAAATAATTGATGAACATTACAACGCGCCGTCTATCGTAACATGGATTCCGTTCAACGAAAACTGGGGTGCTTTTGATGTGAAGGAAATTACAGATTGGACAAAACGTTACGACCCGTCAAGGCTGGTAAATGGCAACACAGGTTTTAATAATAACCCTTCTTATCAAAAAGCATATGGAGACCCGGGCAATGGTGATTTTGTGGACACGCATATTTATGTCGGTCCTTATGGCGCATCGGAGCCGGATGGTAAACGTGCGGCTTCGCTTGGGGAGTTTGGCGGCGTTGGCTTGTTTGTCCGCGGGCATTTGTACCCTGTTCCCAATAATGCGTATGATATGATGGCAACAAAAGAAGACCTTACCAACCGGTATATTTTATTGCTGAATCAGTTGGAACAATTAGTTAAGTATAATGGTTTGAGCGCTGCCATTTATACACAGACGACCGATGTTGAGCATGAAATAAACGGTATTCTTACTTACGACAGAGCTGTGGAAAAAATGGATTTCCGGAAAGTGAAAGAGATAAATGAAGCTGTTATCGGCTCAAGTAAACTGTTGAATAATTAA
- a CDS encoding basic secretory protein-like protein yields MKNCRILNIIFFTAFIIMSCKKSVAVVDNSGGNKKDSTVADTPPIDTTSVTGIHTYIQGGDTLIFLNNDPDFDTSMRTKYVNVFFIVYPEEAARFNPGTIKKVTFSVDTAYHDIAGTANGKVTFNPEYCRNNPNDVDVVTHEVMHIVQAYSGDGPGWLTEGIADYARYTYGVHNADIGWTVQPYSLTKDYTAGYGEAAHFLLWLEQNKNKQIVDILNNAMYHSIYAPSVWLTATGETLEELWADYGKNPALTEEKTPIGDATDLTVGSQISVTQENPDGYGSPESSFELNDNDIKSKFLLYGFQPGLSIRLKLKTPAVANAYVMTSGNDNPDRDPSNWLILASKDSANWTLLDGRPNESFAGRNTTNKYTFTNQESYQYYMLVINSTAGSGDFQLSEWRILQQ; encoded by the coding sequence ATGAAAAATTGTAGAATTTTAAATATTATTTTTTTTACGGCATTTATTATTATGTCCTGTAAAAAAAGCGTTGCCGTAGTTGATAACAGCGGCGGTAATAAGAAAGATAGCACGGTTGCCGATACACCGCCTATTGATACAACTTCTGTAACCGGCATCCACACATACATACAAGGCGGCGATACATTAATCTTCCTTAATAATGACCCTGATTTTGACACATCAATGCGCACAAAGTATGTAAATGTATTTTTTATCGTTTATCCGGAAGAGGCTGCAAGATTTAATCCGGGTACGATAAAAAAGGTAACCTTCAGTGTAGATACTGCATATCACGACATTGCAGGTACGGCAAATGGTAAAGTAACATTTAATCCGGAATATTGTCGAAATAATCCCAATGATGTAGATGTAGTAACGCACGAAGTAATGCATATTGTACAAGCATATTCAGGAGATGGTCCCGGATGGCTTACCGAGGGTATTGCAGACTATGCCCGTTATACTTACGGTGTACACAACGCCGATATAGGCTGGACAGTGCAGCCTTATTCACTCACTAAGGATTATACAGCCGGCTACGGCGAGGCGGCACATTTTCTTCTGTGGCTGGAACAAAACAAGAATAAGCAAATCGTTGATATTTTAAACAACGCTATGTACCACTCCATCTATGCGCCGAGTGTGTGGCTTACCGCTACGGGCGAAACACTGGAGGAATTGTGGGCTGATTACGGTAAGAACCCTGCGCTTACGGAAGAAAAAACGCCTATCGGGGATGCGACTGATTTAACTGTAGGCAGTCAGATTTCCGTTACCCAGGAAAACCCGGATGGTTATGGAAGTCCCGAAAGTTCCTTTGAGCTTAATGATAATGATATAAAATCTAAATTCCTGCTTTACGGGTTTCAGCCGGGTTTGTCCATACGATTGAAACTAAAAACACCTGCTGTTGCCAATGCGTATGTAATGACGTCAGGTAATGATAATCCCGACAGAGACCCAAGTAACTGGTTGATATTGGCTTCTAAAGACAGTGCTAACTGGACGCTGCTTGACGGTCGTCCTAATGAAAGCTTTGCAGGAAGAAATACTACTAATAAATATACTTTTACTAACCAGGAAAGTTATCAATATTACATGCTGGTCATTAACAGCACAGCGGGAAGCGGCGATTTCCAATTAAGCGAATGGAGGATACTTCAGCAATAA